The following are encoded in a window of Oncorhynchus mykiss isolate Arlee chromosome 11, USDA_OmykA_1.1, whole genome shotgun sequence genomic DNA:
- the LOC110535348 gene encoding G-protein coupled receptor 12-like — protein MSDAYKALVTPSWLTPDPTAWSSSGDGFTDNATYSPLDSFPPVPPLLVNPWDILLCSSGTLIACENALVVLVIWQNPSLRAPMFLLIGSLALADLLAGLGLVLHFTLAYLLRSDSAQLLTVGLVVASFSASVFSLLAITIDRYLSLYYALTYNSERTAAFTYTMLVLLWGLSLCLGLLPVTGVNCLAEESTCSVVRPLTKNNVVVLSVSFLLLFGLMLQLYVQICKIVMHHAHQIALQHHFLSTSPHYVTTRKGVSTLAIILGTFAACWMPFTVYSLVADYTYPPLYTYATLVPATYNSVINPVIYAFRNQEIQQALWLVCCGCIPARVTHRARTPSHV, from the coding sequence ATGAGTGACGCATACAAGGCGTTGGTCACCCCCAGctggctgacccctgaccccacaGCCTGGTCCAGCAGCGGAGACGGATTCACGGACAACGCCACCTACTCCCCTCTGGACTCCTTTCCCCCAGTGCCCCCTCTCCTGGTCAACCCCTGGGACATCTTGCTGTGCTCCTCAGGGACTCTCATCGCCTGTGAGAACGCCCTGGTGGTACTGGTGATCTGGCAGAACCCGTCTCTCCGAGCCCCCATGTTCCTGCTGATCGGCAGCCTGGCCCTGGCTGACCTCCTGGCTGGTCTGGGCCTGGTGCTCCACTTCACCTTGGCCTACCTGCTGAGGTCTGACTCGGCCCAGTTGCTGACTGTTGGTCTGGTGGTGGCCTCCTTCTCAGCCTCCGTCTTCAGCCTGCTGGCCATCACCATAGACCGTTACCTGTCACTCTACTACGCCCTGACCTACAACTCAGAGCGCACTGCCGCCTTCACCTACACCATGCTGGTTCTCCTCTggggcctgtctctctgtctgggcctACTTCCCGTCACGGGGGTGAACTGCCTGGCGGAGGAGTCGACATGCAGCGTGGTGCGGCCGCTGACTAAGAACAACGTGGTGGTGCTATCCGTATCCTTCCTCCTGCTGTTCGGCCTCATGCTGCAGCTGTACGTACAGATCTGTAAGATCGTCATGCACCACGCCCACCAGATCGCCTTGCAGCATCACTTCCTGTCCACCTCGCCCCACTACGTCACCACCAGGAAGGGCGTCTCCACACTGGCCATCATCCTGGGGACGTTTGCCGCCTGCTGGATGCCCTTCACCGTCTACTCCCTCGTCGCCGACTACACGTACCCACCTCTCTACACCTACGCCACCCTGGTGCCCGCCACCTACAACTCAGTCATCAACCCAGTGATCTATGCCTTCAGGAACCAGGAGATCCAGCAGGCTCTGTGGCTGGTGTGTTGTGGCTGTATACCGGCCAGGGTGACCCACAGGGCACGGACCCCCAGCCACGTCTGA
- the wasf3b gene encoding wiskott-Aldrich syndrome protein family member 3b → MPLVKRNIDPRHLCRGALPDGVGSELDCVMNNTLSSIIRQLSSLSKHAEDIFGELFNEANTFYLRANSLQDRIDRLAVKVTQLDSTVEEVSLQDINMKKAFKSSTAQDQQVVSTRSVPIPVKEMYNLSDKPPPLNILSKYRDDHKEGLKFYTDPSYFFNLWRETMLQDTEDKRKEKRKNKEQKRCVDGTLQREVKKVRKARNRRQEWNMLALDKELRPDHRHTHSLHQGPTSEGSLSPEMRGLGPDHMDHHHYPNSTNHAGHAYTYSGPPPSLLAAQLAAQGHATLDKDYRGATLGRPHDAPPPPPPTENMNGSLPPVDYSMMEGYGNGPPPTPLMPSAQSAFATPPGGPLPPPGPVGSAGGYAPTPPPLTGSLVAPPPPIPPPPPPGSSYSTTPKMSSVPHIAQPVNDARSDLLAAIRMGIQLKKGQEQQEQQAKREPVGNDVATILSRRIAVEYSDSEDDSELEENDWSD, encoded by the exons ATGCCTCTGGTGAAGAGGAACATTGACCCGCGCCACCTGTGCCGGGGGGCGTTACCAGACGGCGTCGGCAGTGAGCTGGACTGTGTGATGAAcaacaccctctcctccatcatccGCCAGCTCAGCAGCCTGA GTAAACATGCGGAGGACATCTTTGGGGAGCTGTTCAACGAGGCCAACACGTTCTACCTGAGAGCCAACTCCCTGCAGGACCGCATCGACCGTCTGGCTGTCAAGGTCACCCAGCTGGACTCCACTGTGGAGGAAG tcTCTCTGCAGGACATTAACATGAAGAAGGCATTTAAGAGCAGTACCGCCCAGGACCAGCAGGTGGTGTCCACGAGGAGCGTGCCCATCCCTGTCAAGGAGATGTACAACCTGAGTGATAAACCTCCACCGCTCAACATCCTCTCCAAATATAG GGATGACCACAAGGAGGGGCTGAAGTTCTACACTGACCCCTCCTACTTCTTCAACCTGTGGAGAGAAACAATGCTGCAGGACACAGAGGacaagaggaaggagaagaggaagaacaaA GAGCAGAAGCGTTGTGTGGACGGGacgttgcagagggaggtgaagAAGGTGCGTAAGGCTCGGAACCGTCGCCAGGAGTGGAATATGTTGGCCCTGGATAAGGAGCTGAGGCCTGACCACcgccacacacactctctccaccAGGGGCCCACCTCCGAGGGATCACTGTCCCCTGAGATGAG GGGTCTTGGGCCTGATCACATggaccaccaccactaccctaaCTCAACCAACCATGCTGGTCACGCCTACACATACTCCGGCCCACCCCCGAGTCTCCTGGCTGCTCAGCTGGCTGCCCAGGGACATGCCACTCTGGACAAGGACTATAGGGGAGCCACCCTGGGTCGCCCCCACGAtgctccaccccctcctccacccactGAGAACATGAACGGATCTCTGCCCCCTGTGGACTACAG TATGATGGAGGGATATGGAAACggtcctcctcccactcctctcatgCCATCAGCACAATCTGCCTTTGCCACGCCCCCCGGAGGACCACTTCCTCCTCCAGGACCAGTGGGATCAGCCGGTGGCTATGCCCCGACCCCACCACCACTCACTGGGTCTCTGGTGGCTCCACCTCCCCCTATACCTCCGCCCCCTCCTCCAGGCTCCTCCTACTCTACCACTCCCAAGATGTCCTCAGTGCCCCACATTGCCCAACCTGTTAATGATGCTCGTAGTGATCTGCTGGCTGCCATACGCATGG GTATCCAGTTGAAAAAGGGTcaggagcagcaggagcagcaggcaaAGAGGGAGCCTGTAGGGAACGATGTGGCCACCATCCTGTCCAGACGCATCGCCGTTGAGTACTCCGACTCCGAGGATGACTCCGAGTTGGAGGAGAACGACTGGtctgactaa